The Allorhodopirellula heiligendammensis genome includes a window with the following:
- a CDS encoding response regulator yields the protein MQLLSPTALPRPQVSGNMDENLVAPRCVIADDIRSSREMLKRWMREIGVETFTGSNGGEAWQHLKRVPCDLLITDIEMPSMSGLDLIRQLRSDGDPKCNQLPIIVITSLSDEKMSDLADEFQATTIVIKPLEKSVVLSVAEKLLRGDAVEKLYPSSQIGGRGTTGISPSLRNLIERAK from the coding sequence ATGCAATTGCTCAGCCCCACCGCATTGCCCCGCCCGCAGGTATCTGGAAACATGGACGAAAATTTGGTAGCGCCGCGATGCGTGATTGCCGACGACATCCGCAGCTCGCGGGAAATGCTTAAGCGATGGATGCGAGAAATTGGTGTGGAGACGTTCACCGGATCGAATGGGGGAGAGGCGTGGCAGCACCTTAAACGCGTTCCTTGCGACTTGCTTATCACGGATATCGAGATGCCCAGCATGAGTGGGTTGGATCTCATCCGCCAGCTCCGGAGCGACGGTGACCCGAAATGCAACCAGCTGCCGATCATCGTCATCACCAGTCTCTCCGACGAAAAGATGAGCGATCTTGCAGACGAGTTTCAAGCCACCACAATCGTAATCAAACCACTCGAGAAATCAGTTGTGCTGAGCGTCGCGGAAAAGCTTCTACGCGGCGACGCGGTTGAAAAGCTCTACCCATCTAGTCAGATTGGGGGCAGAGGAACCACCGGTATCTCGCCCTCGCTACGCAATCTGATCGAGCGGGCAAAATAG
- a CDS encoding EcsC family protein translates to MTDQWIQGELPDDVLVELQEAKETLEHHGLAERLTELMGAPITASIKLLPSIAEDALHSAVEKSLQAALKVALRTLGEETPNGKPKLFSHKLMAGLSGAAGGAFGLSTVALELPVSTVLILRSVADIARSQGEDLTDVKTQLACLEVFAIDGGDEGDGGDDTEIGYFAVRAAMSKQVADASKYVLKYGVSETAAPPLVKLLQMISHRFGVVVSEKLAAQAIPVIGAVGGALINSYFIDHYQELARAHFTVRRLEREYGKLLIEEAYNRIDAARSTS, encoded by the coding sequence ATGACAGATCAATGGATTCAAGGCGAACTGCCCGACGACGTGCTGGTGGAGCTACAGGAAGCAAAAGAGACACTCGAACATCACGGACTTGCTGAGCGGTTGACCGAGCTGATGGGGGCACCGATTACGGCATCGATCAAGCTGTTGCCGTCCATCGCGGAGGACGCCCTGCACTCGGCTGTGGAGAAATCATTGCAGGCAGCGCTCAAGGTGGCCTTGCGGACCCTCGGTGAGGAGACGCCCAATGGGAAACCCAAGTTGTTCAGTCATAAATTGATGGCGGGGCTATCAGGGGCTGCCGGGGGAGCGTTTGGACTCTCTACCGTCGCACTCGAACTGCCAGTGTCTACCGTGCTGATTCTCCGTAGCGTCGCTGACATCGCGAGGTCGCAAGGCGAAGACCTAACCGATGTCAAGACTCAGCTCGCTTGCTTGGAGGTGTTCGCGATCGATGGCGGTGATGAGGGGGATGGCGGGGACGATACCGAAATCGGCTATTTCGCAGTCCGTGCAGCCATGAGCAAACAGGTCGCAGACGCGTCGAAATACGTCTTGAAATACGGTGTCAGCGAGACCGCCGCACCGCCGCTCGTCAAGCTCCTGCAGATGATCAGCCATCGCTTTGGAGTGGTGGTCAGCGAAAAGCTGGCCGCTCAAGCAATTCCCGTGATCGGTGCGGTGGGTGGTGCATTGATTAACAGCTATTTCATCGATCACTACCAAGAATTGGCGCGTGCTCACTTCACCGTCCGCCGGTTGGAGCGAGAGTACGGCAAATTGTTGATTGAAGAGGCGTACAACAGGATCGATGCCGCCCGATCCACATCGTGA
- a CDS encoding sodium:solute symporter family protein, whose product MLESTHLPAGMYGVFLGALLVYCAGLYLIGWLAQRRIQNVEDFVLAGRRLPTSLAAITIIATWFGAESLMTTADEVGNEGLRKAMLDPVGIALCLLLAGLFIAGPMWRMGILTVSDFFRVRYGTAAEKLASLIIVPSYFGWVAAQFVALAQILEVFFGLPKEVGIILVASVGTGYTLMGGMWTITWTDAIQMGLILIGLLVLGHAILIYLGDGSVAAGITTMRTDIADSRWRIADPETFWRDTMVAVSALAIGALGNLPMQDLMQRIFSARSDAVAVKACLVASGGYLLMGILPVGTGMAAHLLLPREHGELDGVVVMVAAKLLNPALLLVFFLAIVSAVLSTIVSAVMAPSAVMAHNLVEPAWRLRRTAPLSQSQLLLLQRGAIVAVTIVSAVLALSGQGAYELVQASYSMALVSLFVPFVFGIHNKRLPPQAAWFAMGWGIAVWMLHFVCGWEMFFEPWLGPLGWAIPHELAGIAVSLAGLLFGIVVAKSTPPPIQDPDVSM is encoded by the coding sequence ATGCTCGAATCGACACATTTGCCAGCCGGAATGTACGGCGTTTTTCTCGGTGCGTTGCTGGTCTATTGTGCTGGCTTGTACTTGATCGGTTGGCTTGCCCAACGCCGCATTCAAAATGTCGAGGACTTCGTCCTGGCGGGCCGCCGCTTACCGACATCCCTGGCAGCGATCACGATCATTGCCACCTGGTTCGGTGCTGAGTCTTTGATGACAACGGCCGACGAAGTTGGCAATGAGGGACTTCGTAAAGCCATGCTTGATCCCGTCGGAATCGCCTTGTGCTTGCTATTGGCTGGGCTGTTCATCGCAGGACCGATGTGGCGAATGGGCATCCTCACCGTTTCGGATTTCTTTCGCGTTCGGTACGGAACCGCCGCCGAAAAGTTGGCGTCGTTGATCATCGTGCCCAGTTACTTCGGTTGGGTGGCGGCCCAGTTCGTCGCCCTGGCCCAAATCCTCGAAGTTTTCTTTGGGCTGCCAAAGGAGGTGGGGATCATTCTCGTTGCTTCGGTCGGCACCGGTTACACGCTGATGGGAGGGATGTGGACAATCACCTGGACCGATGCCATCCAGATGGGATTGATCCTGATCGGACTCTTGGTGCTGGGGCACGCCATTTTGATCTATCTTGGGGATGGCAGTGTCGCTGCTGGGATCACCACCATGCGCACTGACATCGCCGACAGCCGCTGGCGAATTGCGGATCCTGAAACATTCTGGCGGGATACGATGGTGGCTGTTAGCGCACTCGCGATCGGTGCGTTGGGCAATCTACCCATGCAAGATTTGATGCAGCGAATCTTTTCTGCGCGGAGCGACGCGGTGGCGGTCAAGGCATGCTTGGTAGCCAGCGGCGGGTACCTGTTGATGGGGATCCTGCCTGTCGGTACCGGCATGGCAGCCCATTTGTTGCTACCGCGTGAACACGGTGAACTCGATGGCGTCGTCGTGATGGTTGCGGCTAAGTTACTCAATCCCGCGTTACTACTGGTTTTCTTCCTAGCGATTGTTTCGGCGGTATTGTCGACAATCGTCAGTGCCGTGATGGCGCCCTCGGCGGTGATGGCTCACAACTTGGTCGAGCCCGCTTGGCGGCTACGCCGGACTGCACCGCTCTCACAATCCCAACTCTTGTTGCTGCAACGTGGTGCAATCGTGGCAGTGACGATCGTATCGGCGGTGCTGGCGTTGAGTGGGCAAGGCGCGTATGAACTCGTGCAAGCTTCCTACTCGATGGCGTTGGTCAGTCTGTTTGTTCCCTTCGTCTTTGGGATTCACAACAAACGCCTGCCACCGCAGGCGGCGTGGTTCGCCATGGGATGGGGCATCGCGGTATGGATGCTTCACTTTGTCTGCGGTTGGGAGATGTTTTTCGAGCCCTGGCTGGGGCCGCTCGGGTGGGCCATCCCTCACGAATTGGCTGGCATCGCCGTCAGTCTCGCTGGGCTACTCTTCGGAATCGTGGTCGCCAAATCAACACCACCTCCGATCCAAGACCCCGACGTATCGATGTAA
- a CDS encoding DNA-3-methyladenine glycosylase I codes for MSEAAGKHLADISIDPRGRQRCWWCGADAMYRDYHDDEWGHPTADDRHLFEKICLEGFQCGLSWLTILRRREAFRTAFHDFHIESVAAMTAEDVQRLVADDTIIRHRGKIEATIHNAARALEMQATDGSLAAFFWSYEPESSPKVLTRNDVRPVTDESHAMAKELKRRGWKFIGPTTCYAFMQSVGMVNDHLAECDDHARIEQQRKRFTRPH; via the coding sequence ATGAGTGAGGCTGCAGGAAAGCATCTCGCTGACATCTCGATTGATCCCAGGGGCCGCCAACGGTGCTGGTGGTGTGGGGCCGACGCGATGTATCGCGACTACCACGACGATGAATGGGGACACCCGACCGCCGACGATCGACATCTTTTTGAAAAGATCTGCTTGGAAGGATTCCAGTGCGGCCTGTCGTGGTTGACGATCCTGCGTCGCCGTGAGGCTTTTCGCACTGCCTTCCACGACTTTCACATTGAGTCCGTTGCCGCCATGACCGCGGAGGATGTGCAGCGATTGGTCGCTGATGATACGATCATTCGTCATCGCGGTAAGATCGAAGCGACGATCCACAATGCGGCGCGGGCCCTCGAAATGCAAGCCACCGACGGTTCATTGGCAGCGTTCTTTTGGAGCTATGAACCTGAGAGCAGCCCCAAGGTGCTTACCCGCAACGATGTCCGCCCGGTAACGGATGAGTCACACGCGATGGCCAAGGAACTCAAACGCCGGGGCTGGAAGTTTATCGGTCCCACGACTTGCTACGCCTTCATGCAGTCGGTGGGAATGGTCAACGATCACTTGGCGGAATGTGACGATCACGCCCGCATCGAACAGCAGCGCAAGCGATTCACGCGGCCCCATTAG
- a CDS encoding sodium:solute symporter, which produces MIAATFFTGVDWAVLLGYFVGILGLGLYFWRRNNSAEEFSAGGRTLSGWLCGLSIFATYLSSISYLALPGKAFVDNWNVFVYSLALPLAAAIAVRFFVPLYRHSGEVSAYSLLERRFGLWARIYASCFYLLYQIARIGVVMYLMALPMAVLFGWDIRTVILCTGVAVTVYSFVGGLVAVIWADAIQAVVLLAGALLALGILLWDMPGGPSEVIEVADAANKFSLSPENATFWDISEKTIWVIFAYGIFDNLRNFGIDQSYIQRYIAARSDHEAAKSVWFGALLYVPVSALFLFIGSSLYAYYESHPTDLQEVRVIVAEQKLMQAGIPLDAPDYDLQLSETAAALSERDLGDRVFPHFIASHLPQGARGLLIAAIFAAAMSTVSTSLNSSATLVMSDFFKRLIRPNSTDAEDVSVLRLSTIAWGVMGTMMALALIRLTESALDVWWLLSGVLGAAIIGLFLLGVLVPAIRSPGAIGASAVGVMLVAWMAASRSAYWPESLSGWASPFEPLLAIVFGPIVMVGIGCIVSLLGTPEPTKSPDE; this is translated from the coding sequence GTGATCGCCGCAACTTTTTTCACTGGCGTCGACTGGGCAGTCCTGCTGGGATACTTCGTTGGTATCCTTGGATTGGGACTGTATTTTTGGCGGCGTAACAACTCTGCGGAAGAGTTTAGTGCTGGCGGGCGAACGCTCTCGGGATGGCTGTGTGGCTTGTCGATCTTCGCCACCTATTTAAGCAGCATCAGCTATTTGGCACTGCCTGGCAAAGCCTTTGTCGATAACTGGAATGTGTTCGTGTATTCGCTGGCGTTGCCGTTGGCGGCGGCGATCGCGGTACGCTTTTTCGTGCCCCTGTATCGGCATTCTGGGGAGGTCTCGGCGTATTCGCTGTTGGAACGCCGCTTTGGATTGTGGGCTCGAATCTACGCGAGTTGTTTCTACCTGCTCTATCAGATCGCGCGGATTGGCGTCGTCATGTACCTGATGGCTCTCCCGATGGCGGTGCTATTTGGTTGGGACATTCGCACCGTCATTCTGTGTACCGGCGTGGCCGTGACGGTTTACTCGTTCGTCGGCGGCCTGGTCGCAGTCATCTGGGCTGACGCGATTCAGGCCGTGGTGTTATTAGCAGGGGCTTTGCTGGCTCTCGGAATTCTCCTGTGGGATATGCCGGGCGGACCATCCGAAGTCATCGAAGTTGCCGACGCCGCCAACAAATTCTCGCTATCCCCTGAAAACGCTACCTTTTGGGACATTTCAGAAAAGACGATCTGGGTGATCTTCGCCTATGGGATCTTTGATAACCTGCGAAATTTCGGTATCGACCAGAGTTATATCCAACGCTACATCGCAGCGCGAAGCGACCACGAAGCTGCGAAAAGCGTGTGGTTCGGCGCGCTGCTGTACGTTCCCGTGAGCGCTCTATTCCTATTCATCGGGTCGTCGTTGTACGCGTACTACGAAAGTCATCCGACTGATCTCCAGGAAGTCCGCGTCATTGTTGCTGAGCAGAAGCTGATGCAGGCGGGAATTCCTCTCGATGCACCGGATTATGATTTGCAGCTGTCCGAAACAGCCGCGGCTCTCTCCGAGCGGGACTTGGGTGATCGCGTCTTCCCGCACTTCATCGCATCCCATTTGCCCCAAGGGGCGCGAGGACTATTAATCGCGGCAATTTTCGCTGCTGCGATGAGCACGGTTTCGACCTCGCTCAACTCATCGGCAACGCTCGTCATGAGCGACTTTTTCAAGCGACTGATACGGCCCAACTCCACCGACGCGGAAGACGTCAGTGTGCTGCGACTTTCGACGATCGCATGGGGAGTGATGGGCACCATGATGGCGTTGGCTTTGATTCGCCTCACCGAAAGCGCCCTGGATGTGTGGTGGTTGTTGTCCGGCGTATTAGGGGCAGCGATCATCGGCCTGTTTTTACTGGGGGTATTGGTACCTGCGATTCGTAGTCCGGGTGCCATTGGAGCTTCCGCAGTCGGAGTGATGTTGGTCGCATGGATGGCGGCATCCCGCTCGGCGTACTGGCCCGAGTCGCTCTCGGGATGGGCGAGTCCATTCGAACCGCTGCTGGCGATTGTCTTTGGCCCGATCGTGATGGTGGGGATTGGCTGTATTGTCTCGCTGTTGGGAACCCCCGAACCCACCAAGTCGCCTGATGAGTGA
- a CDS encoding dihydrodipicolinate synthase family protein, with translation MSVSSHSSALSLRGIVPPLITPLSARDVLDREGLARLLDHVIGGGAVGVFILGTTGEAPSLSYRLRRELIAETIRLVDGRVPVLVGVTDTAFVETVNLAEYAAECGADGAVLTTPYYFPAGQTELTSYVENIQPLIPLPLMLYNMPQLTKVWFEIETLRRLSSLEGIVGVKDSSGDMEYFARLCELKQERPDWSILLGPEAKLAEAHSLGGDGGVCGGANVMPGLFNDCYEALRDGDAAKQQLSQRKIDRFQDIYEIGKYASRHIKATKAAASLIGICGDLPADPFHAFAQPERDRVAEILRSVESL, from the coding sequence ATGTCCGTGTCTTCGCACTCGTCCGCACTCTCGCTTCGCGGAATTGTGCCGCCTTTGATCACTCCGCTGAGCGCCCGTGACGTGCTCGATCGTGAAGGGCTCGCCCGATTGCTCGACCACGTGATTGGCGGTGGGGCTGTGGGCGTGTTCATTTTGGGGACGACTGGCGAGGCACCGAGCTTGAGCTACCGACTGCGCCGCGAACTCATTGCGGAAACGATTCGTTTGGTAGACGGCCGAGTTCCCGTGCTGGTGGGCGTCACCGATACCGCTTTTGTCGAAACCGTGAACTTGGCGGAGTATGCCGCAGAGTGCGGTGCCGATGGGGCAGTTCTGACAACGCCATACTACTTTCCCGCTGGGCAGACCGAGTTGACGTCTTATGTGGAGAACATCCAACCGTTAATTCCGCTGCCGCTGATGCTTTACAACATGCCGCAGTTAACCAAGGTCTGGTTTGAGATCGAAACTCTGCGTCGACTTTCATCGCTCGAAGGTATCGTGGGGGTGAAGGATAGCAGCGGTGACATGGAATACTTCGCACGTCTGTGCGAGTTGAAGCAGGAGCGTCCGGATTGGTCCATTTTGCTCGGGCCGGAAGCCAAACTCGCCGAAGCTCACTCGCTCGGGGGCGATGGTGGCGTGTGTGGTGGTGCCAACGTCATGCCCGGTTTGTTCAACGATTGTTACGAGGCGTTGCGTGATGGCGATGCCGCCAAGCAGCAGTTGTCGCAGCGCAAGATCGATCGTTTCCAAGACATCTATGAGATTGGCAAATACGCCTCTCGGCATATCAAAGCGACCAAGGCGGCCGCGTCGTTAATCGGCATTTGCGGTGACCTACCGGCCGATCCGTTTCACGCTTTTGCTCAGCCCGAGCGAGACCGTGTGGCCGAAATCCTTCGCAGCGTGGAGAGCTTGTGA